A genomic region of Candidatus Paceibacterota bacterium contains the following coding sequences:
- a CDS encoding four helix bundle protein: MNIKKKSFLPPKKLSGITSNLLEAYVFWQSKTKHIPKMLRYSMGVRIDSIFAEMIETVYIAIFTSPEKRALLIDKANTRNDLLKFMLNVLFELKGLKEDAFSEISLKMEEIGRVLYGWRNQVERQNQNGSTKAEPIGNDKK; the protein is encoded by the coding sequence ATGAATATTAAAAAGAAATCATTTTTACCGCCAAAAAAATTATCAGGGATAACATCAAATCTACTGGAAGCTTATGTCTTCTGGCAAAGTAAGACCAAACATATCCCCAAGATGCTCCGCTATTCCATGGGTGTGCGGATTGATTCTATTTTTGCGGAAATGATAGAGACAGTTTACATCGCAATATTTACTTCTCCAGAAAAGAGAGCCCTCTTGATAGATAAGGCTAATACCAGAAATGATTTACTCAAATTCATGCTCAATGTCTTGTTTGAACTAAAAGGTCTGAAAGAAGACGCCTTCAGTGAAATCTCATTGAAAATGGAAGAGATCGGCCGAGTGCTATACGGTTGGAGAAATCAAGTGGAAAGACAAAACCAAAACGGTTCGACAAAAGCCGAACCTATTGGAAATGATAAAAAGTAA